The Brachypodium distachyon strain Bd21 chromosome 4, Brachypodium_distachyon_v3.0, whole genome shotgun sequence nucleotide sequence ATGATAGCTGTTGAAGCACAAGTCTGACAATGCATTGTTGTAGCAAAATAATacaatcattttattttggaatttTCTATGCCACGGACTGACATGGTAGTAGCAATTGCATCAAAGGAACACAAGCACCAAAGAATAACAAGCTGgactcttttttccttttcaaaatACAAACAAATGCGATCTTGCCCAGTATTTTCCATACTTATATCCTATGAACTTATAAGGCCCTCATCAAGGTTATTTTCTATCCTTGCAAACATGCTTCCTcacaagagagagagagagagagagagagagagagatagataATAGTATATAGTACACTTACTGAAGAGTGCACATAATAGTATATAGTACACTAGGCTTGCATGTCCTCAGGCCCTGGGTGTGTCCCTATAGCTGTTAGAGCATGTCCAGCAGGTTCCCTAAAAAGCTCcatttccttaaaaaaactgCCACTATTCCCAAAAAGTCGCAAAAAAGAGCTCCAGCAGGTTCCCTATATGATTCCCAGTCCCTAATATTTAGGGAATTCCTTAaattctctctcctcttccccaAATGTAGGGAACAAACACCCCATTCCCTAAAACGAGAAAAGCTCGTGCGGGTAAAAAACCAACTCGTTTCCGTTCGATCCCGCATCGATCCGCCTGCCCCGACCTCGCTGTGCCACTGTCGATCTCCGCTGCCGGCCATGTCCGGCAGcctgcaccgcctccccgCCTACCCGTTTTAGGGAACCAGTTTTAGGGAacctgttggagatgctcttacaGTTCAGATCTAGCTCACTGGTCCTAGATGCTTAATCAATTGGTTTCCACTGGAAATTGCACCACATAATCAAAGAAAATGACATTTTCTGGTCAGAAACCATTAATACAGACATATAGGAGTTTGGCATTGCCAACAAGAAAGAACAAAGGCCACAAAGTAACTACACGAAACAAAACTAGAAACTTCTTACCTCCTGCATGTGAAACTGTCTGAGAAGTTCAATGTGGAGATTTCTCACATCCTCATGGATGGACTTGTGAACAGACCCTAGAGATTCCTCAAGCATGCGCTGAACATATTGaagggagaaagaagaagctcCCTGTTGATCAGCTGACAAACCTGAGGTTGGGAACTGTGGTGGCACCACCCCCTAATGAAACCAAATATAGCAACTCATCAGCAAATTGTGTTCACATTTTAAAGTCAAACACGTAAAAAAGTAATTCTTACATTGGTCGCAAGAAGGCTTCCAGATGAAGAGGCAGTTGCTGCCTCTTGTCTTGATAAAAGACCACTGATTAGTTCATCTTTTGTTTCTGCTCCCGTCTTCTTTGATTTTGGTGAACCGAATGCTGAAGCTAATCCTTCACTAAAAACAGAGCATGTGCTCAGTTTATCTGTAAAGGTTGAGGGTTTCCATGAGGAACTGGATTGTGCTGCTCCTGGCAAATCAGAACTCACTGATGCCAGAGTCTTCGACATAAAGGACGAGGAAATTGAACTCTGAAGGCTAGCAGATGATGTCTCTAGGGGAGAATGTGCATTGCTCAATACGCCCTTGTTTTGTAGGTTCATTAAAATGTTGCTTGTTAGAGAACCTTTCAATGAGAGACTGGTTGTTGAACCTGAATCATGTAAACCTCCAAATGCCAAGCTACCAGTCTGAAAGGCTGATTGCCCAAAGCGTGAAATTTGTTGACGGTGTGGCACCCTATCAGGCAGTGCATTTCCAGTCGATGTTTCTGGTGAAGAGATCGATGGTTCACTCTTCCATGATGGCAAAGGTGTTGTACTCACAGATGAGGCGTCATCCTGCAGAATAAAGTTAATAACTTAATTGGTCGTTCTGCCATGAACGAGACACAAGCCCTGTCCAAACAGCAATAAGTAGATTTTCCAAGAAGAAACCAAAATAATTCAAGAAACCTGTCTTGAATTGGAAATAGATCTCCAATCTGCCATTGGATGTGGCTCATTGTTCCCTTCCATATATGGGAATTTCCTTGTTGCTGACAACTTCTTATCTCCATGCTTgtcatctttttttgtttcatcacTCCCATGTTCATCCCACCAGCTGTTGCTGGATGGTGTGAAAGGCTGAACATCAACAAGTGGAGAAAAAACATCCATATCATCCTTTATACTGAAGTTACCACGAGGAGCCTGTAGCTTTGATAATGGTCCGCCAGACAATGGACGAGTCCTATATGGAGTCTCCTCCGTGGTAGACAAGTCTGAAGTAGAAAGAAATCCACTTGTGTTTGCTGTCAAAGAAGAGCGAAGACTCGGAATGCCTGCTCCAGAAGTTAATGTTGAAGGTGTTGCTGAAGGCAAAGGGTCTGGCATAAGGATAGAATCTTCACTGGTTCCTCCCAAAAGAGCAACTTCAGAAGAACTGTTCTCATTAACAATGACGGGCTTTGACCGTTGCCAGCATAAACTTGCCACAGCCTGATGGGAGTGTAAATTAAATATGTGTCATAGCTCAAAGAGAATTACAGATAATTATTAACAGCTTTACATCCAAGTTTGTATCAGTTCTTTTAACCTTGTTTAACTAGCAAGTTACCAGGTTGACACAACAAAGACCTGGCAAAACAAAAGACAGTAAATTCTATGCAAGCAATACCTAACTTCAAGATTTATGAACATGAATAATATTACTCCCAAGTCTCAATGAGTAAACAATACAAAAATAATGAAATGCAAGTtgaaaaacatgttgtacagtTTTATACAATATGAGTTGGAAGAAATAATATTCAAGTATGGACTAAGCAGTAGGTAGAAATACTATCTTGTTTCTGTAAGAAAACACTAAGATGTCCATATTAAGTTTATAAAAATTGACAAGTAACAGACTCCCTGTCCCTCAACCAATCAGTTGTTTTGGAACATGGTCCATTAATAGTGTTTACATAGGTTAGTAAGGTAATGGTGAAAATACATCAACGTACTGAATAGTGCTAGTGAGCATACTTTTTTATAAGTGGAAGAGTTGTACCAGTATGTGCAGGTTCACTATATGAACCATCAGAAAACAGCATTAATTCCATGTCAACAATACTTTGTAGATACaaatgaaggaaaaaagaaatgtaAGGTTGCACACCTCTGAGCTATTGTATGCCCGCAGAATTGTCAATGGCTGAGGTTTCCCCCGAACATCATAGAACACCACACGCCCACTATTTGTTCCTGCTGCCAATATGGTGCCATCATCGTTGTATGCCAATGACGAGAAAGGGGCCTCATGAGGAATGGTGTGTGTTACTCTTCTTGAACCAGAATCGAGTGTGTATAACTTCTTGTCCAGGCCAACTGTAGCGATTATCTACAACCATAAATATGATAAACTTTATTTACGACAAGTCAATAATCAAACATAATTACCAAGCATATTTACTAAAATAAACCTTGTCACTGGAGGGTGAAATACAAACACCACTTGTAGGTGCAGAATGCTGCTTCAGCCATGAGACCTGCACAGGGCACTCACCAAGTCACTACTAAAATTCAAGAAGATGGTAAAGCTTGGCAGCATATCAAGTCACAAGCAACACGGATGGTTCATATAGCTGAttactcattttttttctcaaactaATAATGCGAACCAGCAAACAGCAATTGTATGAATAGATTAGAGGTTCGTTCACAATTATCTTAACACATTCCAACTGCTGGCAACGCAAAATGCACTTTGATAATACTCAGATCACTGAAGTATAataagggtgtgtttggtttggtgcCAAAATGCAccatgccaattttttggtcattgaccAAAATTAGTTatttgtttggatggttgcCAACTACtgcctccgttcctaaatataagaagtcctagctttgtcctaagtcaaacttctttaagtttgaccaaatttatagaaaaaactaCTAAGATTTACCATGTCAAATAAGTATGTTGTGAAAATATATAGAatgacagatttaataaaactagaTGGTAGATTTTATGACAAAGGTAGGACCTGTATATAGGAAAGGAAGGAGTATTTGGCAAGCCAATGTCTCTTAGCCAActctagttcaattttttggcCAAAGTTGGCCAGCTCATGGGCTAGCAAAACCATAACCAAttatttggctagccaaatttttggtagggTAAGTTTGGACTCAAATCAAACAGACCCTACATCACTTGAGCAAGTTTTTTACAAACACAGGTCAACAAATAGTGAATCTTAATCCTTCGTTAAATGCTACAAATCATTGGCACATATGCATCCATTTTGGCTCAAATCTCAGTAGTCAAAGTTCAACTGATGCAAAAGCATGTTGAATTGTCCAAGAAATGAAGGAAATTCCAGGGAAGAAGATACACAAAGCATAATTGTCCCAATCATCCAGAAGGACAGATTGCTATGAAAGTTGAGATGAAACGTGCAAGACATGTTCtttagaaaaaaatgattGAAGTGTAAGAGGAAAAACGTTTTGTAATACACATGTAAGGAAGCATTGATTCTCTACTTCCCTTTTCAACTATAGAATTTCTATTTTCAATGTTCCATTATACTTTGGCATAAATGTATAAAAAAATGGCATAACTCTTGTCATAAGGTGACCACCAGTATAACAAGTTAATCTTAACTAGCTCCCATGTAATATTGTTACCTTTGGAGTCCTCGCAGTTGTATCCCAAAGATGTACGGAACCATCATCTCCTGCCGTCGCCAATATATGCCTACTATTACGTGAATAATCAAGCACTCTAagaacctgcaaaatttccaGAATTCCATTACAGTTAGAACCTAGTATGAGGCAATGTAGAAAAAGCAAATCAATTTACCTGTCCATTTGGATCACTAAGTTCAGCAGCACGTGCTCCAGAAGCGAGATTATGAAGAATCAGATCACCCTTCATGCTGATTGATGCCAAATGTTCATCTTTGCAGTTATACATCACACCAGTAATGGTGTCAGTGTGACCACTTAGCCATTTGATACACCTCTTCCGCTGCAAATCCCATATCCTAACAATGTGGCCACTGCCACCAGAGCAAAGATATCGAGAACCTTTGTTGCTAAAACTGATGGAATATATGGATTCCTGACAACAAAACATAATTTGTCGAGTTCAGCCACAGCCAATAAAATATACCACACCATTAAAAGTATCAGTGCAAGTCTAGTTGTTGCAATGCTGCCACAGCATACAATGTTATGTACACCATTTAATATTGGTATCAAACTACTAATTTATAGAAAAGACCACATACCAACGTCAATGGACAGGGAACTGAAATTGCAGGCATGTCTTACAAAtagcaaaagaaaacacataAATTACCAATAGAATGTCATGCCAAACCAATAGAATGTCATGCCAAGATAAATGAATACTGCAGAGCACAGAATCATAGCAATGCAATGGTACCTCAATGTCATCCCCACGATCAATAGTTGATGTTGGCAGCTGTCCTACATTTTTACCCTTTTTATGCCACAATGATATCTTTTTGTCATCTCCAGCACTTGCTATGATTAGGTCTGCAGGTTTAAGAAGGAAATGAGTTAAGAGTTATTACTTTAGTAGCAACCTGGTTTTGCAATGGGATTCAAGAAGAAATGTCACAAACGACAATCAGGTTTAAGAAGAAAGGTCAGTTTAGGAAAAACATGGTTAGACACAAGTATGACTTTAGAGACACTGCactataagaatctatacaaatccaagtcacttatttccggacggagggagtatatgaaaaGGACCAACTTAATAACTTTTAGATTAACCACAAATATGCATTATGCATACTTCATTAAGAATtcaatacacacaaaaaaaatcataacgaATAGACACTGTTTCTTGCCATGGGGAGACTGAAGTTAACCTTTCGTTTGATTTCTTAAGGTTGTACTGCAAGTAACCCCACAAGAGTTAACAGGATAACTCACGAAATAAACATTGTGGGGCTTGATACACTATCTCAAGGCCTTATCTGGGGGTCCAGAACTCGGTTAAAAACCAATAGAAGCAGAAGCTCCTTGAAATGTGGCTCCTTGGGTTCAACATAGAAGGAAGTTGAAGCCACCTCTCCACTAGAAGCTAGCTGTGCAGGACGATAAGCGCCTCTCAAACAGGACCTAGAACAGGGATATATTATAAAAATTGTGGTGCTAAGAATAATTAACCACAAACACAAGTACACAACCCAAAGTCAAATGCATAGTAATGCAATGGAACTGGCAGAAGTGAAATGAAACTTTAGACTACCTCACAGAACAGAACATAAATTCTATAATAAGTTAATAACTATAAACatacattaaaaaaagaaagtctGGTGCTGTGTATATCATGAGATGCAATAGTAGAGATACTACTGTACTTCTTTGTCCAGTTAATATCTCTGCCCAATTAGAGATCGTACAAACTACAAATTTACTGTCAGGAAGCAAAGCGGATCCATCCATCAATGTTAATAACTCCAAAAGACCTCTTGAATAATTCCATCCCACGATCGTTAAAATAAGCAATTAACCATAACTACATGAGGTATATACCGTCTTATGTCTCTGTGATGAGAAAGACTCGGCAATTAACCATACTACATGGGGTATATTCGGTCTTATGTCTCTACGATGAGAAAGACTCAGCAATTAACATAAAACACAGCCCATAAAAATTAAGAACTTGGTGAGAACGCCGGAAACTGATGGTACATGGCACAGCCTTATAAGTTACGATCCAGTCTACGCAGACCCACTCCATAATGCAAGATAAATTTTGAAGGCTGCCCATTCCCCAACCCGATCACAAAACGAGCTGGCCATCGGGCGTTACACACGAATGCAGCAAACGATGAGCAGCAAAAGCTAGAATataagacgacgacgaccggaTCAAAGCTTTAGCTCGCACATGGAGATCCTCGCGGGAGTGATGCAAAGCAAGCGAATTGGTGAGATCTGAGAACGGGGGTGCAGGGGCTGAGAGCGAGCTGGGGAAGGGAGTTGGTTACTGACTGGTGTGGTTCCACTTGACGGCGTTGAcagggttcccgggcgcaggggCGTAGGCGAGGACGCAGGGGTCGCCGGACTCAACCGTGACGTCGAAGAGCTTCACCGTGTCGCCACCACACGTcgcgagcagcggcgccgccggatccACGAATCCCATCGGATCCGGCCTCCTAGGCCGGACAGGAAATGGCTCCGAATTGCCGATTTATTAGGGTTTGGGCTTGCGGCTGGCTCTTGTGAGGGTTTGGAATTTCGGCGTTGGGgggtgcggctgcggcggaggagaggaggtggaaatttgaaattgaaatgGTTTTTGTTAGCTTGAACTGAACCGGTTGGTGACGTTGGGTCTCTGTGGCCGGCTGCTTGCTTGGGCAACTGGGGCATTCCAGACTTTCCAAGTTCCCTTGCCGGCTGCCATCGTGAAGCTGCggcggagaggagaggaggagagaacACTTTATTACTCTACCAATTTGCAAAATCTTAATTCTGAATCCTAAACTTATATTTTTGGCTCATAATGTGTCCAAATGACCCAATTTAATGCCCACCCGGATGATTTAGCACACGGTGCAGAGGCCCTTttcttaaaaaagaaaaccatttGCTGCCCATTTCGCCGTTTCCTTCACCTGAGACACAAATTCAGTGTCAAttttgtaaaagaaaaaaaaacttgatgaTGAACCGTTGACATTCATCCTCTTAAAAAATCACCGGAACAGAGTCTCCCTCAAATCCGCCGGACCCCTAGCCACTTCGTTTGTGACCATCTAGGTAACCGAGTAAATTGTGTGTTGCTGTCGTGGCCATGCTCACCACAATCATCTTCCTCATGTGCACACAAATAGTAGATGAGAAGGAGATCAGATTATGTGAAATGAAAAACCTAAaggttctctttttttctaaaCATATAGGACAATAACGACTTCTCATCCTGGCGTGAGGGAAAATTAAGATCCCTTATGAGCCTCTCCTCTAGCATGTTATGTCGCCATGTGTGCAAATCGTCCGATGTATCAGTAAATTGTGTCATTTGGAGTAAGATTAGACAAAGCTACAAGTTCAGATTCTCGAATTAAGGATTTGTGAGTTAGTGGATCAAAATGGGTGCACGTTCCAAGTTGACGTAGCATCAGTGCAATTCACTCAATGTTCATGTTTACGaattattccctccgtccgggTATGTAAGTCCCGCATGGAATTTTATGTCAAGGTTTGACCCAATATTACATTAGTTATATGAGTTCATCGTGACACAAAAGAGATATTGTTAGATTCCTATTGGAAAATTCTTTGTAACCGTATAATCTATACCAATCTAAAATATACGTAAGGTTCCCTTCACCACACGTTTTTGTGGTGGTGGTCGTCGTTCGTCGAGCTCTTCCTGTTTCGTCGTTTGTCCTTCGTAAATTTCGTCCGCCCCCGCTACCCCTTCTCTCGCACGTCACCCAGCCCGAAACCCTTTGCCCCTATCGCTCGCATCTCTCTCCCCATAGGATTCCCCTGCTGTGGTCACCTCCACGAGCCCCTCCGCCTCCCCACATACGTGAGTCTTGCCCTCCCGTGCCCCTCCCCCTCATCTGGCCGCACGGATTTCTTCTGCTCCGATCCCCAttctcgctcttcctccttctccgcctcctccgcctcagCGGGTGCAAGCCGTCGGAGTAGAATCCgtcccgccgcctccccaaTCCTCCTAGCGGTGATGGAGATGGAGTCGAAGGTGTGAGAACCCTGTTTTTAGCTATAGACTTGTTTGTGCGTCAAGCATTGCATACGCATGTGCATAAGCATTTTAATTCACTTAAACTAAAAATCAGTtgcaacaagaaaagaaaattctaAGTGAGTACTTATTGCCACTAATTAATTGTGCTTGTTTGTTTTATGAGTGTTGTATGCTTTATGTTAGTGAATAATTAAGTCCAACCTTCAGCGTATAACGCTTAAAACCGCAGGGTCACATAAATTAGTAGTTTCACCGGCATATTTCGTTTAACTCGCGGTGTTAATTACAAGGGCAAAAGTGCATCAAAAGTGAAACTTATATGTTTAATTTGAAAATATTTCCCATTAAGTAGTTTGATTTAGAAAATATCGGAGAGCCACATGGCTAAGACCATGAATTGACTTCTAAATAAAAATGCCAATATTTTTGTGTAACAAATCTTAAAAAGAGATTTCTTAGTCAAATTAATAAATTTATTTCATTGTTTAACTATTCTCCCACATGTGAAATTGTGATTGAAAAATAGTTTACTAGTATTACTAATTCTTGACTTATACTTATCCATCCATTTGTTTATTATTTCCCAAAGTCTTGTCCATCTGCAAGTTGCACAGGACCAGAGCCATCGAAGAAATACCAACTCTCTATTCATACCTTTGCCTCTACCCATGAGCTGGCTTGCAATTTAGGACAGTAAAACTGGGCACAATTCCAGCCCTCTCAGACTATCTACGTTTTCGGCCGTCGGATCTGACACCTCGGCAAAATCTGACCGTTGGTTCATGGGCTTTCGTCCTAAAGGGCAGTTGCTCCTGTAGAAAAATCCAACCCACCACGTTAATCGGGCTGTGTGGGCTGCCTTTACCAAAATGGGCCGAGATAACCTCTCTCGCTTCATCCCTATACGCTGCCTGGTCCGAAACTGCTGTCCCGCAACTCGGTTGGTTGCGAGAAGATATCCAGTGCTCCCACCACTTAGGGTGATACTGTGCTCCCAACGCACGGTAGCACCCCTaaaaaattttcaaaattttcaaaataaattatgtgGGTTCATAAAATATGTGTCTACCATGTCACAAagtttcaactccaaattcaTACAAagtttcaactccaaattcattatacacagaaagaaacagaaaagacAAATGCAAACATGAATAGTGTCGGAaattttatctttttgtcTTTTTGCGACCTACTCACATctggatttgtcttttttgtttctctatgcatataatgaatttggatttgaaacttTGTGACATGGTAGACACATATTGTATGAACCCactcaatttattttgaaattttagaaaacttTTTAGGGGTGCTACTGTGTGTTGGGAACACGGTAGCACACTAAGGGCCTATTTGGTACTAGAGTTTTGGGGGTGTTTTTTAGGATATCatccactccaaattgaaaaacactacAAACCCCAAACGGTTATTTGGTAGGAAGGTTTTGAAGGGGATTATTCCTAGTTTCCCAaacaaaacactccatttttgtaccaaattaaaacacttctcaaactagtgtttttagaaaaacactagtgtttttggtttttaagtgttttgggtgaacacccaaaaccctcaaatttcaaaacactagtgactaaaaagtacactaacaccaaacaaggcctaaagGGTGGGAGGAGTGGATATCTTCTCGGTTGGTTGCGCCTCGCTCGGTCGATCGAGGCGGCCGCTCGATGCCTGGATCCACAGAAACGGATCGCCGACGAGATTCATACGGCGCACGTCAATGGAGAATCCGTGGGGGCGATGTCAGGGGAGTTAATTCGGCCATCAACGGCATTCATTCATGCGTTTGATGGTGCCGCCTCACCTCTTCTTCTAAGCCCCATCTTCCACGCCTTCTCCCCACCGAAACCATTCAGACCTGTGGTGAATCCACAGAAGACGAGCGTTGCTTCTGCCTTTCCACCACCGGGGAGAGGTTTTACCTGGTTGTTCTGGTCTCTGGACTGGCAGCGTCGGCCTAGGGTTTCGCCCtctcactactacagaaaagacttatcagtaacggtcgaaaaacaacatcagtaacggtcggggccgccgttactaacttcgtgttactgatggtgggtatcatcagtaacggtcgctccgaccatcattagtaacggtctctgtgaccgttactgatgtacatatcatcagtggcgggcagcccgaccgttactgatgatatgt carries:
- the LOC100824848 gene encoding protein NEDD1 isoform X1, which translates into the protein MGFVDPAAPLLATCGGDTVKLFDVTVESGDPCVLAYAPAPGNPVNAVKWNHTNLIIASAGDDKKISLWHKKGKNVGQLPTSTIDRGDDIEESIYSISFSNKGSRYLCSGGSGHIVRIWDLQRKRCIKWLSGHTDTITGVMYNCKDEHLASISMKGDLILHNLASGARAAELSDPNGQVLRVLDYSRNSRHILATAGDDGSVHLWDTTARTPKVSWLKQHSAPTSGVCISPSSDKIIATVGLDKKLYTLDSGSRRVTHTIPHEAPFSSLAYNDDGTILAAGTNSGRVVFYDVRGKPQPLTILRAYNSSEAVASLCWQRSKPVIVNENSSSEVALLGGTSEDSILMPDPLPSATPSTLTSGAGIPSLRSSLTANTSGFLSTSDLSTTEETPYRTRPLSGGPLSKLQAPRGNFSIKDDMDVFSPLVDVQPFTPSSNSWWDEHGSDETKKDDKHGDKKLSATRKFPYMEGNNEPHPMADWRSISNSRQDDASSVSTTPLPSWKSEPSISSPETSTGNALPDRVPHRQQISRFGQSAFQTGSLAFGGLHDSGSTTSLSLKGSLTSNILMNLQNKGVLSNAHSPLETSSASLQSSISSSFMSKTLASVSSDLPGAAQSSSSWKPSTFTDKLSTCSVFSEGLASAFGSPKSKKTGAETKDELISGLLSRQEAATASSSGSLLATNGVVPPQFPTSGLSADQQGASSFSLQYVQRMLEESLGSVHKSIHEDVRNLHIELLRQFHMQEMETSGVMNLVLEKLEGLTKEVQQLRRENQQLRHQLL
- the LOC100824848 gene encoding protein NEDD1 isoform X2, with product MGFVDPAAPLLATCGGDTVKLFDVTVESGDPCVLAYAPAPGNPVNAVKWNHTNLIIASAGDDKKISLWHKKGKNVGQLPTSTIDRGDDIEESIYSISFSNKGSRYLCSGGSGHIVRIWDLQRKRCIKWLSGHTDTITGVMYNCKDEHLASISMKGDLILHNLASGARAAELSDPNGQVLRVLDYSRNSRHILATAGDDGSVHLWDTTARTPKVSWLKQHSAPTSGVCISPSSDKIIATVGLDKKLYTLDSGSRRVTHTIPHEAPFSSLAYNDDGTILAAGTNSGRVVFYDVRGKPQPLTILRAYNSSEAVASLCWQRSKPVIVNENSSSEVALLGGTSEDSILMPDPLPSATPSTLTSGAGIPSLRSSLTANTSGFLSTSDLSTTEETPYRTRPLSGGPLSKLQAPRGNFSIKDDMDVFSPLVDVQPFTPSSNSWWDEHGSDETKKDDKHGDKKLSATRKFPYMEGNNEPHPMADWRSISNSRQDDASSVSTTPLPSWKSEPSISSPETSTGNALPDRVPHRQQISRFGQSAFQTGSLAFGGLHDSDKLSTCSVFSEGLASAFGSPKSKKTGAETKDELISGLLSRQEAATASSSGSLLATNGVVPPQFPTSGLSADQQGASSFSLQYVQRMLEESLGSVHKSIHEDVRNLHIELLRQFHMQEMETSGVMNLVLEKLEGLTKEVQQLRRENQQLRHQLL